The Deinococcus fonticola genome has a segment encoding these proteins:
- a CDS encoding RNA-guided endonuclease InsQ/TnpB family protein, with the protein MKITLTAKLKLRHTPEQKQALDAVTLAYRDALNFTSQKAFEMDKTSNAAKIQKEVYATLRERFGLGAQMACSVPRYVGAAYKTLWTKVKQSKAAREVNPKAKRYRGLDNAPKFVSRTLSYQYQRDYSFKKGQQVSISTLNGRVVLPYEGYAKHLEYIAQGAEIGAGKLWYSKAKKQYFLLVPLTFELPEAEPATHKQVVGVDVGMRYFATASNTSGKALFKSGKATLRKAERFQKARKSLQQKGTRSAVRRLVQLSGRERRFIADTNSSLAAQILNTFPNAFIGVEELTGVRDRTERRSRKNSSEKTRKANRRRARWSYAELLGFLAYKAPLRGSMVVKVDAHYTSQTCPKCGHCSKENRPHKGLMFICESCGYQLHADLVGARNVGLRALLVRQDWASTGCLSCTPDVSDAETKAERLKRYSGLRWSPDTSLGL; encoded by the coding sequence GTGAAGATTACGCTCACTGCCAAGTTGAAGTTGCGGCATACCCCAGAGCAGAAACAAGCTCTGGACGCCGTGACTTTGGCTTACCGTGATGCGCTGAACTTCACGTCCCAGAAGGCGTTTGAAATGGATAAAACCAGCAACGCTGCCAAGATTCAGAAAGAGGTGTACGCAACTTTGCGGGAGCGGTTCGGGCTGGGCGCTCAAATGGCCTGCTCCGTACCGCGTTACGTTGGAGCCGCCTACAAAACTCTCTGGACGAAGGTCAAACAGAGTAAGGCAGCGCGTGAGGTCAACCCCAAAGCCAAGCGGTATAGGGGACTGGACAACGCGCCCAAGTTCGTTTCTCGCACCCTGAGCTATCAGTACCAGCGCGATTACTCGTTCAAGAAAGGCCAGCAGGTGAGTATTTCCACCCTGAATGGCCGTGTGGTCTTGCCCTATGAAGGCTACGCCAAACACCTTGAATACATCGCGCAGGGGGCTGAAATTGGGGCAGGCAAACTCTGGTACAGCAAGGCCAAAAAGCAGTATTTCCTTTTGGTTCCGCTGACCTTTGAATTGCCTGAAGCTGAACCCGCTACCCATAAACAGGTGGTGGGGGTGGACGTGGGAATGCGCTACTTTGCCACTGCATCGAACACCTCTGGGAAAGCTCTTTTCAAGTCGGGTAAGGCCACGCTCCGCAAAGCGGAGCGGTTCCAAAAGGCCCGCAAATCGCTTCAGCAAAAAGGCACCCGTTCCGCTGTGCGCCGTTTGGTGCAACTGTCGGGAAGGGAAAGACGGTTTATTGCTGACACCAATAGCTCTCTCGCTGCTCAAATCCTCAATACCTTCCCCAACGCCTTTATCGGCGTCGAAGAACTGACTGGCGTCCGTGACCGCACTGAGCGGCGCAGCCGGAAAAACAGTTCCGAGAAAACCAGAAAGGCAAATCGTAGACGTGCAAGGTGGAGTTACGCCGAGTTGCTGGGCTTCCTGGCTTACAAAGCACCGTTGCGCGGTTCTATGGTGGTCAAAGTTGACGCCCACTACACCAGCCAAACCTGCCCCAAGTGTGGACACTGCTCAAAAGAGAACAGGCCGCACAAGGGACTGATGTTTATCTGTGAAAGTTGTGGGTATCAGTTGCACGCCGACCTCGTAGGGGCTAGGAATGTGGGACTTAGAGCATTGCTTGTCCGGCAAGACTGGGCAAGCACGGGGTGTTTGTCATGCACCCCTGATGTGTCGGATGCTGAAACCAAAGCTGAGCGCCTGAAAAGGTACTCAGGGTTGCGGTGGAGTCCAGACACAAGCCTCGGACTTTAG
- a CDS encoding SDR family oxidoreductase: MANLGSSTVMLTGAGGALATAIAQELEDAGAQMVLVGRGDDLQRAADRFPATEVLDLDLTDAGSVDVLKKVKVDTLIHTVGAFRAQDVQKASEEDYQAMFDLNMLTLFHAVQGVLPGMLRQKDGIILGISAGQAAQLSGPKAALYTASKAALSAYILSLHDELKARGVRGCVLYPMGAIDTPQNRDEGMKWETMIDPRGLAKTVAHLLTRPDRAHVTEIKVYPDEEE; this comes from the coding sequence ATGGCAAATCTCGGCTCTTCTACGGTGATGCTCACGGGTGCGGGCGGCGCACTGGCGACAGCGATAGCTCAGGAACTGGAAGATGCGGGCGCCCAGATGGTGCTGGTGGGGCGCGGCGACGACCTGCAAAGGGCTGCCGACCGCTTCCCGGCGACGGAAGTGCTCGACCTCGACCTGACGGACGCGGGCAGCGTGGACGTCCTCAAGAAGGTGAAGGTGGACACCCTGATACACACGGTGGGGGCATTCCGCGCGCAGGACGTGCAAAAAGCCAGCGAGGAGGATTACCAGGCGATGTTCGACCTGAACATGCTGACCCTCTTTCACGCGGTGCAGGGCGTGCTGCCGGGCATGTTGCGGCAGAAAGACGGCATCATCCTGGGCATCAGCGCGGGGCAGGCGGCGCAGCTCAGCGGGCCGAAAGCGGCCCTTTACACGGCCAGCAAGGCGGCGCTCAGCGCGTACATCCTGAGTCTGCACGACGAGTTGAAGGCCAGGGGCGTGCGCGGCTGCGTGCTGTACCCGATGGGGGCCATCGACACGCCGCAAAACCGTGACGAGGGCATGAAGTGGGAAACCATGATCGACCCGCGCGGCCTGGCGAAAACCGTGGCGCACCTGCTGACCCGGCCTGACCGGGCGCACGTCACGGAGATCAAGGTTTACCCGGACGAGGAAGAATAG
- a CDS encoding prolyl oligopeptidase family serine peptidase: MSNAYPDTRRGNHVDVYRNRQGEEVRVPDPYRWLEDPDAPETREWVEAQNRVSDAVLGELPARQAYIQRLTQLWDYARPGTPWRRGRRYFRQFNPGLLNQPKLQVSDSPRGPWTDLLDPNSLSEDGTVALMGLGISKDGGRLTYGTQSAGSDWVTWRVRDVDSAQDTDDRIEWSKFSGAQWLPDGSGFYYAAYDAPQRGTLTGTNRNQRLMLHRVGTPQSEDQLILARPDEPDWGFHAHITDDDRYLIVDVWKGTARMNQVWVRELGSDGPFIELVNDFRASFTVLGNAGDTLYLLTDEDAALGKIISWNVKTGEQQTIIPEGTDKIDFATLVQGGLLLVTLKDASHRVTLHNRQGARQRDLALPALGSVMGLSAHQDDAEVFIGFTSYLFPTTPYRAELPGGELEALEQPSINLDVDEFEVTQDFAISKDGTRVPHFIIARRGLKRDGTNPTLLYGYGGFNASMTPAFSPAILGWLDRGGVYVATNLRGGGEYGKEWHAAGTLNRKQNVFDDFIAVAEHLIETGLTSPAHLGIQGRSNGGLLVGAAMTQRPELFAAAIPQVGVMDMLRYHEFTIGWAWASDYGRSDDPEMFSTLHAYSPLHNLKEGVQYPATLVTTGDHDDRVVPAHSYKFMSELQRVQRASPGQSPSHSPGHQHRPTIIRIQVNTGHGAGKPTALLIEEWADVWSFLENHLK, from the coding sequence ATGTCCAATGCATACCCGGACACCCGCAGGGGTAATCACGTCGACGTGTACCGCAACCGGCAGGGGGAGGAGGTGCGGGTGCCTGACCCGTACCGCTGGCTCGAAGACCCCGATGCCCCCGAAACCCGCGAGTGGGTCGAAGCGCAAAACCGCGTGTCGGACGCCGTGCTTGGTGAGCTTCCGGCCCGGCAGGCGTACATCCAACGCCTCACGCAGTTGTGGGATTACGCGCGTCCCGGCACGCCCTGGCGCCGGGGCAGGCGGTATTTCCGGCAGTTCAACCCCGGCCTGCTGAACCAGCCGAAGTTGCAGGTCAGTGACTCGCCGCGCGGCCCCTGGACAGACCTGCTCGACCCGAACAGCCTCAGCGAGGACGGCACGGTGGCCCTCATGGGCCTGGGGATCAGCAAGGACGGCGGCCGACTGACTTACGGCACGCAGAGCGCCGGAAGCGACTGGGTGACCTGGCGCGTACGCGACGTGGACAGCGCCCAGGACACGGACGACCGGATCGAGTGGAGCAAGTTCAGCGGCGCGCAGTGGCTCCCCGACGGCAGCGGCTTTTACTACGCGGCCTACGACGCCCCGCAGAGGGGCACGCTGACCGGTACCAACCGCAACCAGCGCCTGATGCTGCACCGCGTCGGCACGCCGCAGAGTGAGGATCAGCTGATTCTGGCCCGCCCGGACGAACCGGACTGGGGGTTTCACGCCCACATCACCGACGACGACCGTTACCTCATCGTCGACGTGTGGAAGGGCACCGCGCGCATGAACCAGGTGTGGGTGCGCGAACTGGGTTCGGACGGGCCGTTTATCGAGCTGGTGAATGACTTCCGCGCCAGTTTCACCGTGCTGGGCAACGCCGGCGACACGCTGTACCTGCTCACCGACGAGGATGCGGCGCTAGGCAAGATCATCAGCTGGAACGTGAAGACGGGTGAGCAGCAGACAATTATTCCGGAAGGAACCGACAAGATCGATTTCGCCACGCTGGTTCAGGGCGGCCTGCTACTGGTCACGCTGAAGGATGCCTCGCACCGCGTGACCCTGCATAACCGCCAGGGAGCGAGGCAGCGCGACCTCGCCCTGCCGGCGCTGGGTTCGGTGATGGGTCTCTCGGCGCACCAGGACGACGCGGAGGTGTTCATCGGCTTCACGTCGTACCTGTTCCCGACCACGCCTTACCGCGCCGAACTGCCGGGCGGGGAACTGGAAGCGCTGGAACAACCCAGCATCAACCTCGACGTGGACGAGTTCGAGGTCACGCAGGACTTCGCCATCAGCAAAGACGGCACGCGCGTGCCGCACTTCATCATTGCGCGCCGGGGCCTGAAAAGGGACGGGACAAACCCCACCCTGCTGTACGGGTACGGGGGCTTCAACGCCAGCATGACCCCGGCCTTCAGCCCCGCGATCCTGGGGTGGCTCGATCGGGGCGGGGTGTATGTGGCGACCAACCTGCGCGGCGGCGGCGAGTACGGCAAGGAGTGGCACGCGGCGGGCACGCTGAACCGCAAACAGAACGTGTTCGACGACTTTATCGCGGTGGCCGAACACCTGATCGAAACCGGCCTGACCAGCCCCGCGCACCTGGGCATTCAGGGACGCAGCAACGGCGGGCTGCTGGTCGGCGCGGCCATGACCCAGCGGCCCGAGCTGTTCGCGGCGGCCATACCGCAGGTGGGTGTCATGGACATGCTGCGTTACCACGAGTTCACCATCGGCTGGGCCTGGGCCAGCGATTACGGGCGCAGCGACGACCCCGAAATGTTCAGTACGCTGCACGCTTACTCGCCACTGCACAATCTCAAAGAAGGCGTGCAGTACCCCGCCACGCTGGTCACCACCGGCGACCACGACGACCGCGTGGTGCCCGCCCACTCGTACAAGTTCATGAGTGAACTCCAGCGCGTGCAGCGGGCCAGCCCCGGTCAAAGCCCCAGTCACAGCCCCGGCCACCAGCACAGGCCCACCATCATCCGTATTCAGGTGAACACCGGGCACGGTGCGGGCAAACCCACCGCCCTGCTCATCGAGGAATGGGCCGACGTGTGGAGTTTCCTGGAAAACCACCTGAAGTAG
- a CDS encoding DUF937 domain-containing protein has protein sequence MTTPLNAQPLIDWFFENSGAASLGRAVNLDAATVRRVLEAGLPQQLRALLSAADTRLGQQQLREALRFIPSFPSVMEALSMGGGALDLERAGQSLAATLLPGQRTGLPDALAAQHGLDQGSLRRLFDMTLPLLISRLGWRDDAALRFLPLVGEAPRAPAAVAIPTNAAVLPAVRSAEQTVTYGGAARRRGMPLWPLLLIPLLLLGGCWLLQPQNNRTTQAEAAQAARESPVTSEFAVTSPAPGANVSANGFKLEGTGPVGGTYTLRRAGQQVGTFTVGKDNRWNVDVLDAAAPAGNVIYTFRDASGRDVATLNVNASGPIGNTPVEVTAPVAGAEVEAGGFNITGTGQPGTTYTAFEDGTNIGTFTSGPDGTWSVDVPGPTSGPHTYTVLDASGNRVARLPVTVAAAGTSAECTDALNISLSDNETVSAPFRFGGRGSGKGYTVTVWRGTERIGTRDVTVTGDCTWSYASNPGGQEGEPSTVRYEVRPSGQDTAAPPAGQVTLTVSGSGTNFNAQGEYVAPTTK, from the coding sequence ATGACGACACCCTTGAATGCCCAACCCCTCATCGACTGGTTTTTCGAGAACAGCGGCGCCGCGTCCCTGGGCCGCGCCGTGAACCTGGACGCCGCGACGGTGCGGCGCGTGCTGGAGGCGGGTCTGCCGCAGCAACTGCGCGCCCTGCTCAGCGCGGCCGACACCCGCCTGGGCCAGCAGCAACTGCGGGAGGCGCTGCGTTTCATTCCCAGCTTTCCCAGTGTCATGGAAGCCCTGAGCATGGGGGGCGGCGCGCTTGACCTGGAACGCGCCGGCCAGAGCCTGGCGGCCACGCTGCTGCCGGGGCAGCGCACCGGCCTTCCCGACGCGCTGGCCGCGCAGCACGGCCTGGATCAGGGTTCCCTGCGGCGGCTGTTCGACATGACCCTGCCGCTGCTCATCTCGCGCCTGGGCTGGCGCGACGACGCGGCGCTGCGCTTCCTGCCGCTGGTGGGCGAGGCGCCCCGCGCCCCGGCGGCCGTGGCGATTCCCACCAACGCCGCCGTGCTGCCGGCCGTCCGCAGCGCCGAGCAGACCGTCACGTACGGGGGGGCAGCGCGCCGGCGCGGGATGCCGCTGTGGCCGCTGCTGCTGATTCCGCTGCTGCTGCTGGGCGGGTGCTGGCTGCTGCAACCGCAGAACAACCGCACCACCCAGGCCGAAGCGGCCCAGGCCGCCCGGGAATCCCCAGTCACCTCCGAGTTCGCGGTGACCTCTCCCGCACCCGGCGCGAACGTCAGCGCCAACGGGTTCAAGCTGGAAGGCACCGGGCCGGTCGGCGGCACCTACACCCTGCGCCGCGCCGGGCAACAGGTGGGGACGTTCACGGTCGGCAAGGACAACCGCTGGAACGTGGACGTGCTGGACGCCGCCGCTCCTGCCGGGAACGTCATTTATACGTTCAGGGACGCCAGCGGCAGGGACGTGGCCACCCTGAACGTGAACGCCAGCGGCCCCATCGGGAACACGCCCGTCGAGGTGACGGCCCCCGTGGCCGGCGCGGAAGTCGAGGCAGGAGGCTTCAACATCACCGGCACGGGCCAGCCGGGCACTACCTACACTGCCTTCGAGGACGGCACGAACATCGGCACCTTCACCAGCGGCCCGGACGGCACCTGGAGCGTGGACGTGCCTGGCCCTACCTCCGGCCCACACACCTACACCGTGCTCGACGCCAGCGGCAACCGCGTGGCCCGCCTGCCCGTCACGGTGGCCGCCGCCGGCACCAGCGCCGAGTGCACCGACGCCCTGAACATCAGCCTCAGCGACAACGAAACCGTCAGCGCCCCCTTCCGTTTCGGCGGGCGCGGCAGCGGCAAAGGGTACACCGTGACCGTGTGGCGCGGCACCGAACGGATCGGTACGCGCGACGTGACCGTGACTGGCGACTGTACCTGGAGTTATGCCAGCAACCCCGGTGGGCAGGAAGGCGAGCCGTCCACCGTGCGCTACGAAGTGCGCCCCAGCGGGCAGGACACCGCCGCGCCCCCCGCCGGGCAGGTCACCCTGACAGTGTCGGGCAGCGGCACCAACTTCAACGCCCAGGGCGAGTACGTCGCGCCCACCACGAAGTAG